A single genomic interval of Deltaproteobacteria bacterium CG11_big_fil_rev_8_21_14_0_20_49_13 harbors:
- a CDS encoding quaternary ammonium compound-resistance protein SugE, protein MDWLCLFVAGLLEVAWPIGFKYSKGFTKILPTIPTMLALILSFALLAKASKTLPIGTAYAVWTGIGVFGTAIFGIILFGESYDLLRICCIFLIFVGIVGLKITAAS, encoded by the coding sequence ATGGATTGGTTATGTTTATTCGTAGCGGGTCTTTTGGAAGTGGCCTGGCCCATAGGCTTTAAATATTCCAAGGGTTTTACAAAAATATTACCCACCATCCCCACGATGCTCGCCCTGATCTTAAGTTTTGCTCTTCTTGCAAAGGCATCAAAGACGCTCCCCATAGGGACAGCTTACGCGGTCTGGACCGGCATCGGGGTGTTTGGAACGGCGATCTTCGGCATAATCCTTTTCGGAGAATCCTACGACCTCCTCAGGATCTGCTGCATTTTTCTGATATTCGTAGGGATAGTCGGCCTTAAGATAACGGCCGCGAGTTAA